A single window of Plasmodium reichenowi strain SY57 chromosome 14, whole genome shotgun sequence DNA harbors:
- a CDS encoding hypothetical protein (conserved Plasmodium protein, unknown function) yields the protein MDFKKSNNKNKGNEKDNDRVGQPYEVRTRTFNQDISIRLNRENFSLPKIQRNGSLKYDEGREIFEGEETDDDTKLSKKKQKEVLNLKKLLENMEKYNNFNKKSNQGTKNALDEEMKRISSMMDYYKDLKSMIAAISSSIMGDPNTQVEKLELLFFIFYESLKRKREILYIKLNNNLYELRRMDAEMKYEDENVNYMNENNQESHDEYNEEAIKKKFRYISNLNILSCISICTILKSITPSYKIIMSEEKNEQNDNNDNASRGNNNMHTNNKPGNPTKNFSKLIENVNKVEKLIVKFFRRFCRLLKENISTNPIVFVNLLCELVGVNLYLSREENLLQYLVIYGNLAVYSNKKYNCNMHILGNVNEIKNKKKFKILCAKCVVTIKEIIGNDNNLTFTLNLVEYFSNILFNNEKNISLNLLKVFSNINIKEKKANARTYANDSTNTHGDNNRELNAKTNISGDIKVVDVHAEKILERLFVIYLCVLKEYEKHSHKILKYSLRAISRYSMYINKFIMDDILFEIKNLAAIKTVSSTIRIICIVVYLEIYNKMNDSIYVDCAWVGNTILELLDLSCIPDLNSSSSTNKGTRGNKNNANKKSSNDSDAESFNSDLYNSMKNDAFKYSTDSDDIERRLTKGIENEKQLYHKYKYSVKIIKSVDLLLKTKSFTINYTNFKSSNSDLLYKIIYQLFNIIVHMDFEVGIFILQFIGSIFSRYPLIRCICEEEGIVVSFMDEDLSVFFHNILLHSSFFKELSCEALNISMNNSNEEYKKIVEKFVKEQEENEIEHKIIKFSLDINDEDILNQARFMSYDPNGSLISDKKKYEEIKKNVENIIKLDKKFKKVLYEHRRKPKNPVNKSSNTNDSTNNESSYELSMRDLTFVTYSKYDDLIKCFERKHKKGATKN from the coding sequence atggattttaaaaagagtaataacaaaaataagGGAAACGAGAAAGATAATGATCGAGTTGGACAGCCATATGAAGTGAGAACTCGAACTTTTAACCAAGATATAAGTATCAGGTTAAATAGAGAAAATTTTAGCCTTCCAAAAATTCAAAGAAACGGTTCATTAAAATACGACGAAGGGCGTGAAATATTTGAGGGTGAGGAAACCGATGATGATACCAAATTAAGTAAAAAGAAACAGAAAGAGGTATTAAATTTGAAAAAGTTGTTGGAGaatatggaaaaatataataacttTAATAAGAAAAGCAATCAAGGAACAAAGAATGCATTAGATGaagaaatgaaaagaatTTCTTCTATGATGGATTATTATAAGGATTTAAAAAGCATGATTGCAGCTATCTCTAGCAGCATAATGGGAGATCCAAATACTCAAGTTGAGAAActtgaattattattttttattttttatgagagtttgaaaagaaaaagggaaattttatatataaaacttAACAATAATTTGTATGAGTTAAGAAGAATGGATGCTGAAATGAAATATGAAGATGAGAACgtaaattatatgaatgaGAACAACCAAGAATCTCatgatgaatataatgaagaggctattaagaaaaaatttcGCTACATATCAAATCTCAACATCCTAAGTTGTATATCTATATGTACTATATTAAAGTCTATTACGCcatcatataaaattattatgagTGAAGAGAAAAACGAACagaatgataataatgataatgcTTCCCGTGGAAATAATAACATGCACACGAACAACAAACCAGGGAATCCAACAAAGAATTTTTCTAAACTAATAGAAAATGTGAACAAAGTAGAAAAATTGATAGTAAAATTTTTTAGAAGATTTTGTAGATTACtgaaagaaaatatatctaCTAACCCTATTGTATTCGTTAATTTGTTGTGTGAATTGGTAGGCgtaaatttatatttatctagGGAAGAAAATTTATTACAATACCTTGTAATTTATGGGAACCTTGCTGTATATAgtaataagaaatataactgtaatatgcatatattaGGTAATGTTAATGAGATTaagaacaaaaagaaatttaAGATATTATGTGCAAAATGTGTGGTTAcaataaaagaaattatagGAAATGATAATAACCTAACGTTCACCTTAAACTTAGtagaatatttttctaatattctttttaataacgAAAAGAATATTTCCTTAAATTTGTTAAAAGTGTTTtctaatataaatataaaggaAAAGAAGGCGAATGCACGAACATATGCAAATGATTCAACAAATACGCATGGGGATAATAACAGGGAATTAAATGCAAAAACGAATATAAGTGGCGATATAAAAGTAGTCGATGTACATGcagaaaaaatattggAACGTTTATTTGTAATCTATTTATGTgtattaaaagaatatgaaaaacattctcataaaatattaaaatattcattaCGTGCTATATCGAGATACTCgatgtatataaataaatttatcatggatgatatattatttgaaatTAAAAACCTTGCTGCAATAAAAACTGTTTCATCTACAATAAGAATCATATGTATAGTCGTTTATctagaaatatataataagatgAATGATAGTATATATGTTGATTGTGCATGGGTAGGTAATACCATTTTAGAGTTATTAGATCTTTCTTGTATCCCTGACTTAAATAGTTCTTCCTCAACTAATAAAGGTACAAGGGgcaataaaaataatgcAAATAAGAAATCTTCAAATGATAGCGATGCTGAATCTTTTAATAGTGATTTGTATAATTCTATGAAAAATGATGCATTCAAATATAGTACTGATTCAGATGATATAGAAAGAAGGTTGACCAAGGGAATAGAGAATGAAAAGCAATTATATCATAAGTATAAATATAGCgttaaaataataaaaagtgTTGATTTATTGTTAAAAACGAAAAGTTTCACTATTAATTATACTAACTTTAAATCAAGTAATAGtgatttattatataaaataatatatcaattatttaatataatagtaCATATGGATTTTGAGGTTGGAATATTCATTTTACAATTTATTGGTAGTATATTTAGTAGGTATCCATTAATTAGGTGTATATGTGAAGAAGAAGGAATTGTTGTTTCTTTCATGGATGAAGATTTATCTGTTTTctttcataatattttattacattcTAGTTTCTTCAAAGAATTATCATGTGAAGCCTTAAACATTTCCATGAATAATTCaaatgaagaatataagaaaattGTTGAAAAGTTTGTGAAAGAACAAGAAGAGAATGAAATAgaacataaaataataaaatttagtttagatataaatgatgaagatatattaaaccAAGCACGTTTTATGAGTTATGATCCTAATGGAAGCCTAATTTCagataagaaaaaatatgaagaaattaagaaaaatgttgaaaacattataaaacttgataaaaaatttaagaaagttttatatgaacataGAAGAAAACCAAAGAATCCTGTAAACAAAAGTTCAAACACCAATGATTCAACTAATAATGAATCATCTTATGAGTTGTCTATGAGGGATCTTACATTTGTTACCTATTCTAAATATGATGATTTAATTAAATGTTTTGAGAGAAAACATAAAAAGGGTGCAACAAAGAATTGA
- a CDS encoding rhoptry protein, putative, producing MDRIDKEHKRKSNVELDFSDNVSDDDINIDKENIWDTDINIIDDDLNIIDNDDVLIQNNSNNKNTDYQNDKIFNFQPKQTEWFDEEEIFDLPNNLEDITSKNNSLENNEINKYDYQNEYNKYNFVDQQNICDQQNVCDQQNMCDQQNICDQQNICDQQNICDQQNICDQQNICDQQNICDQKNICDQQIICEEQNISEKQNICDQKEYIKIHVDNKNDHEFSDADILFNNFSTNKPDEQNNENVPMCLISKSSYSEVNDEFNINNEEHNKHMNMLLQIKKILNINEDEDVIKYIEKLNNMNTNHVQNVGDYYYRDNNFNEKDRLLNEENEQKVNELKERELYYLGMIEKLRNEIKTKEENEENNIHKLENKIHEYEKQNEELRNEKEKLQSTINEYSHNFNNLNDQNRITNKECEELKNNYDIIKEKYERLKEEQEIYIKQEEEYKCLLDELKNENNEWKEKNKKMHEENMKACEELKTFEEIRNVEDVKKMEELENKINDLLNINDDYKVKLNQSNDVLLQFEKKLNNSLNDNKKNEHIYSNKIQTLENTIMLLEEEMNCIKKENQEIINNYNELENDYNLLLNTNKQLNEEYGNLKICKEKNEQNIQHLKSNIQINEQEYSLNSKKLHEQNLKIENLIIENNKNSKMLELLKNEKLKIESENDILKKDLTNMEEDLKKLEKHSYDIYEIKNHLEEVVDKNKKLIEDIELEKNEKEHLNNQLKAYNIEMNNSYLVLKTYKMKCSFFLNIIKNYEENIHILENKLKKYEYKNDKINDFTHNLYLSSIQNNKERYGDEKEHLNNSYLKRCDSSKGKYFDERKEEEYDQEEKFAYNILLNNQSECLMKAQLLLKEELDKEIQKKDEILIKLQKLISTLKEKNLIINEKNYKIKKYQLINENLQDCIAGYQKDIQILKENIHNLEKQIELKQIKNIVLPPKVHVHVSKLSSLENNIKNELKGIIGNSSNFLENTFKYINENPLKKNLQNKAFFSTSGEKKIQDDMPKQGEQNKEEVSNFDTVVDVTGMAKNFLYNNMNILQNFKYDMKDNVVLKNDAFNENEPKYDDVKVNDQYVTVDNEKEVIYDERKNNIYDERKNNIYDEGDNLYDNKDPYISINEEKEYIHSDNVSYDDHIKDVNVVSNEQFKNLNISQNDNVSENKNIYFNLFFGKKSKKKNNNNNISSSNNSNNLNSKNEILGSQNSTNSVVKTDCDIKNLFDKNMKNENKKAKEETTAFFMKKFFPTNENDASNNNKQNNKNNTESVFPATYETPYQLNKQHEHIYDELKGYRNEKILKNENYCDNNMNTYNDLTYNSELYISEEDTNKYDANIEAQNVMDNSNNEEQIKKNLTHKSSEQYPQPNLSDEDPPISDVWNDKIDLDNFELENV from the exons ATGGATAGAATAGATAAAGAGCACAAGCGTAAATCTAATGTAGAATTAGATTTTTCGGATAATGTTTCAGATGACGATATTAATAtagataaagaaaatatatgggacacagatataaatattatagatGATGACCTTAATATAATAGATAATGATGATGTGTTAATTCAGAACAACtcaaataataagaatacAG attatcaaaatgataaaatatttaactTTCAACCTAAACAAACTGAATGGTttgatgaagaagaaattTTCGATTTACCAAATAATTTAGAAGATATTACgagtaaaaataattccttagaaaataatgaaataaataaatatgattatcaaaatgaatacaataaatataattttgttgatcaacaaaatatatgtgatCAGCAAAATGTATGTGATCAGCAAAATATGTGTGATcaacaaaatatatgtgatcaacaaaatatatgtgatcagcaaaatatatgtgatcaacaaaatatatgtgatcaacaaaatatatgtgatcaacaaaatatatgtgatcaaaaaaatatatgtgatcaacaaattatttgtgaagaacaaaatatttctGAAAAGCAAAATATTTGTGATCAAAAAGAGTACATTAAAATTCATgtagataataaaaacgACCATGAATTTTCTGACGCagatattttattcaataatttttcaaCTAATAAACCAGATGAgcaaaataatgaaaatgtaCCCATGTGTCTTATATCAAAAAGTTCGTATAGTGAAGTAAACGAtgaatttaatataaataatgaagagcataataaacatatgaATATGTTATTACAAATTAAGAAGATACTAAACATTAATGAAGATGAAGACgtaataaaatacatagaaaaattaaacaaTATGAATACAAACCATGTACAAAATGTTGgtgattattattatagagataataattttaatgaaaaggatcgtttattaaatgaagaaaacGAACAAAAAGTAAATGAATTAAAAGAACGtgaattatattatttagGTATGATTGAGAAATTaagaaatgaaataaaaaccAAAGAAGAAAAcgaagaaaataatatacacaaattggaaaacaaaattcacgaatatgaaaaacaaaatgaagaactaagaaatgaaaaggaaaaaCTTCAAAGTACTATTAATGAATATTCtcataattttaataatttaaatgatcAGAACAGAATTACTAATAAAGAATGTGAAGAacttaaaaataattatgatataattaaagaaaaatatgaaagaTTAAAAGAGGAacaagaaatatatataaaacaagAAGAAGAATACAAATGTTTGTTAGATGAAttgaaaaatgaaaataatgaatggaaagaaaagaataaaaaaatgcatgaagaaaatatgaaagCATGTGAGGAGTTAAAAACGTTTGAAGAAATTAGAAACGTTGAAGATGTGAAAAAGATGGAAgaattagaaaataaaattaacgatcttttaaatattaatgatgATTATAAAGTAAAATTAAATCAATCTAATGATGTTCTTCTTcaatttgaaaaaaaattaaataattctttaaatgataataaaaagaatgaacatatatattcgAACAAAATACAAACATTAGAAAACACAATTATGTTATTAGAAGAAGAAATGAATTGCATCAAAAAAGAGAATcaagaaataataaataattataacgAACTAGAAAATGATTACAacttattattaaatacaaacaaacaattaaatgaagaatatggaaacttaaaaatatgtaaagaaaaaaatgaacagAATATACAACACTTAAAATCAAATATCCAAATCAACGAACAGGAATATTCCTTAAACAGCAAAAAATTACATGAGCAGAATTTAAAGATagaaaatttaattattgaaaataataagaatagTAAAATGTTggaattattaaaaaatgaaaagtTAAAAATAGAGAGTGAAaatgatattttaaaaaaagatttaACTAATATGGAAGAAGATTTAAAGAAGTTAGAAAAACATAGTTATGACatttatgaaataaaaaatcatTTAGAAGAAGTAgtagataaaaataaaaaattaattgaAGATATCGAATTAGAGAAGAATGAAAAAGAACATCTGAATAATCAACTCAAAGCATATAATATCGAAATGAATAATTCATATCTTGTTTTAAAGacatataaaatgaaatgttcttttttcttaaatattataaaaaattatgaagaaaatatacatattttagaaaataaattaaaaaaatatgaatacaaaaatgataaaataaatgatttcacacataatttatatttatctagtatacaaaataataaggaaAGATATGGTGATGAAAAGGaacatttaaataatagtTACCTAAAAAGATGTGATAGTTCTAAGGGGAAATATTTTGATGAAagaaaagaagaagaatatGATCAAGAAGAAAAGTTTGCGTACAATATCTTATTAAATAATCAATCAGAATGTTTAATGAAAGCGCAACTATTACTAAAAGAAGAATTAGATAAAGAAATACAAAAGAAAGATGAGATTCTAATTAAGCtacaaaaattaatttctactttaaaagagaaaaatctcataataaatgaaaagaattataaaattaaaaaatatcaaCTTATAAATGAAAACTTACAAGACTGTATTGCAGGTTATCAAAAGGATATACAAATATTGAAAGAAAACATACATAATTTAGAGAAACAAATAGAATTGAAACAGATCAAAAATATTGTATTACCTCCTAAAGTACATGTTCATGTATCCaaattatcatcattagaaaataatataaagaatgAGCTCAAAGGTATAATAGGAAATTCATCCAACTTTTTAGaaaatacatttaaatatataaatgaaaatcctttgaaaaaaaatttacaaaataaagCATTCTTCTCAACATCGGGAGAGAAGAAAATACAAGATGACATGCCTAAACAGGGGGAGcaaaataaagaagaagTTTCAAATTTTGATACTGTTGTTGATGTTACAGGAATGGCCaagaattttttatacaataatatgaacatattacagaattttaaatatgatatGAAAGATAATGTggtattaaaaaatgatgcttttaatgaaaatgaaCCAAAATATGATGATGTAAAAGTAAATGATCAATATGTAACTGTggataatgaaaaagaagTTATTTATGATGAAAGgaagaataatatttatgatgaaaggaaaaataatatttatgatgaaggagataatttatatgataataaagatccatatatttctattaatGAGGAGAAAGAATATATTCATTCTGATAATGTATCTTATGATGATCATATAAAAGATGTGAATGTTGTATCAAATGAGCAATtcaaaaatttaaatatttcacAAAACGATAACGTTAgtgaaaataaaaatatatatttcaatcTTTTCTTTGGaaaaaaaagcaaaaaaaaaaataataataataatattagtagtagtaataatagtaaCAATTTGAATagtaaaaatgaaatattgGGTTCGCAAAATAGTACAAATAGTGTAGTAAAAACTGATTGtgatattaaaaatttattcgataaaaatatgaagaatgaaaataaaaaagcAAAAGAAGAAACTACTGCTTTctttatgaaaaaattttttcctacgaatgaaaatgatgcatcaaataataataaacagaataataaaaataatacgGAATCAGTTTTTCCAGCTACTTATGAAACTCCATATCAGCTTAATAAACAAcatgaacatatatatgatgaatTAAAAGGTTAtagaaatgaaaaaatattgaaaaatgaaaattattgtgataataatatgaacacATATAATGATCTTACATATAATAGTGAATTATACATATCTGAAGAAGATACCAATAAATATGATGCAAATATAGAAGCACAAAATGTTATGGACAATTCAAATAATGAAGAgcaaattaaaaaaaatttaacaCATAAAAGTAGTGAACAATATCCACAACCTAATTTATCTGACGAAGATCCACCAATTAGTGATGTTTGGAATGACAAAATTGATTTAGATAATTTTGAGTTAGAAAAtgtttaa
- a CDS encoding putative membrane protein (conserved Plasmodium membrane protein, unknown function), which translates to MIKLVLLFYIFLIFISSFKCEVYKKFSIILKGKATLNSSIISTVGIFLSVVVSVLESIGNTIIKKSHLIYAQYEKLLEGSNMLSTNEENDNCEFVFNKNLNGKGDIINFEANNTYSSDTSYCSNYVGCYNYDDDIICRHYYVDGNKINEEQRKAINKFRIYKRSKKGKKYSFFNISIKSFQNCKNKFRKKKEKKYKERKNKNKIYSSKSLYNDNINTRLDEYEHDNKNKHEEYLFKRQQMNTNQVIERKFSKNKKRTLKDNDIIDSIYYNYSKEYNLSNNNINEQVVNIIETFTSKEDVDNMDNIFQNYNIHNKKNDIINNKAKRIHNIYYSDKNINEEKKKKKKNSYNSNYNTREINKNIKRKGRFLQSIKNFDYISFKKLKIFNFFYRRGKRKNKTHNCLSNTYINKWKKYNLKKKITKKNQNKNKIIYPFYNYYKDNFYRHNTSMNNYQYLSYDHIDHEETHISEEISIYSIELMPIKSVHNMNNSLFIKRNEKQKNIKYSLKYNNKKKKKKTRNKCNKIYILNKKKRKINKEKFNQRIIAKHICSDKKKCYSSLPSHSIVNTTESELLHYKNDKRNCSKTYVRIQKNIYSEKKKNEHSNNSNNNNNMKNNNNNNNNSNFDQNDIQNVKKKSYYYFYFGIILTSAVAPAFNIFSNLLLPASMVGFVSIRIICSFLLERFVLKEKQSLYLLVGIPFSTVGLILITIFSSNANDPKDIDYVFNLFLKLGSILLLTSEIVFSHVTVFFSVLYLQKKRKNNFLFFFSPLSSGIMGSLVTIFSKASLMGLMSIILNTQYKFYHIFINYKLLILTMITLFTTITEIFYTPYLLKHYNLTHIVSLKSFGNISFNAINGMFIFNERPSCNYLWSCGFFLVLIGILFLSYENIIPYTLNYIKLYYRRPI; encoded by the exons atgataaaattagttctattattttatatatttttaatattcaTAAGTTCTTTTAAGTGCGAggtatataaaaaattttcaatAATTTTGAAAGGAAAGGCTACTTTAAATAGTTCTATCATAAGTACTGTTGGAATATTTCTCAGTGTGGTTGTATCTGTCCTAGAATCTATTGGGAATACAATTATTAAGAAAAGTCATTTGATATATGCACAATATGAAAAGTTGTTAGAAGGATCTAACATGCTTTCAACgaatgaagaaaatgataattGTGAATTTGTATTTAACAAAAATTTGAATGGTAAAGgtgatattattaattttgaggctaataatacatatagTAGTGATACAAGTTATTGTAGTAATTATGTGGGttgttataattatgatgatgatattatatgtagacattattatgttgatggaaataaaattaatgaGGAACAAAGAAAGGCTATAAATAAGTTCaggatatataaaagaagtaagaaaggaaaaaaatattccttttttaatatatcaataaAAAGTTTTCaaaattgtaaaaataaatttcgaaagaaaaaagaaaaaaaatataaggaaaggaagaataaaaataaaatatattcttctaAGTCgttatataatgataatatcAATACAAGATTAGATGAATACGAACAtgataataagaataaacatgaggaatatttatttaaaagacAACAAATGAATACAAATCAAGTAATAGAAAGAAAATttagtaaaaataaaaaaagaacattAAAAGATAACGATATAATAGattctatatattataattattcaaaagaatataatctatctaataataacataaatgAACAAGTAGTAAACATTATTGAAACTTTTACATCCAAAGAAGATGTAGACAATATGGATAAcatttttcaaaattataatatacataacaaaaaaaatgacattataaataataaagcAAAACgtattcataatatatattatagtgataaaaatattaatgaagaaaaaaaaaaaaaaaaaaaaaattcatataatagtaattataatactagggaaattaacaaaaatatcAAACGAAAAGGAAGGTTCTTACAAtctattaaaaattttgattatatttcatttaaaaaactaaaaatttttaattttttctatagACGAGGaaagagaaaaaataaaactcATAATTGCCTTTctaatacatatattaacaaaTGGAAAAAGtacaatttaaaaaaaaaaataacaaaaaaaaatcaaaacaaaaacaaaataatatacccattttataattattataaagataatTTTTATAGACACAACACGTCAATGAATAattatcaatatttatcatatgaTCATATTGATCATGAGGAAACACACATATCAGAAGAAATTAGTATTTATAGTATTGAACTAATGCCCATAAAATCAGTTcataatatgaacaatagcttatttataaaaaggaatgaaaaacaaaaaaatattaagtattcattaaaatataataataaaaaaaaaaaaaaaaaaacaagaaataaatgtaataagatatatatattaaataaaaagaaaaggaaaataaacaaagaaaaatttaatCAACGTATTATAGCTAAACATATATGTAGtgataaaaagaaatgttATTCATCCTTACCATCACATTCTATAGTAAACACAACAGAGAGTGAATTGTTGCActataaaaatgataaaagaAATTGTAGTAAAACATATGTTCgaatacaaaaaaatatatattctgaaaagaaaaagaatgaacattctaataatagtaataataataataatatgaaaaataataataataataataataatagcAATTTTGATCAAAATGACATACAAAAtgtcaaaaaaaaaagttattattatttttattttggAATTATTTTAACAAGTGCTGTAGCACCAGctttcaatatatttagtAATTTACTGCTACCTGCATCTATGGTTGGATTTGTAAGTATTAGAATTATTTGTTCCTTTTTGTTAGAAAGATTTgtattaaaagaaaagcaatcattatatttgttaGTTGGTATACCATTTTCTACTGTAGGATTAATACTTATAACGATATTTTCTTCTAATGCTAATGATCCAAAGGATATAGATtatgtttttaatttatttcttaaattAGGATCAATATTACTTTTAACTAGTGAAATAGTATTTTCTCACGTAACtgtatttttttctgttctatatttacaaaaaaaaagaaaaaataatttcctcttttttttctcacCCCTTTCATCTGGAATTATGGGTTCGTTAGTAACCATTTTTTCAAAGGCTTCATTAATGGGATTAATGtctataattttaaatacaCAGTACaaattttatcatatatttatcaattataaattattaattcttACCATGATAACCTTATTTACAACTATAACcgaaatattttatacgCCTTACCTATTGAAACATTATAATTTGACACATATTGTGTCTCTAAAAAGTTTTGGAAATATAAGCTTTAATGCTATAAATGGAATGTTCATTTTTAAc GAGAGACCATCGTGCAATTATTTGTGGAGCTGCGGATTTTTCCTTGTTCTTATAGGCATATTATTTCTCtcatatgaaaatattataccGTACacattaaattatataaaattatattatcgGAGAccaatataa
- a CDS encoding large ribosomal subunit assembling protein, putative, with protein sequence MRPLNDQETMIVFKKLSKFVGNNLLTMLSYSNEEYILRLHRSNVYFVRADVAKQAESLNKNSLISMGICLGKFTKTNNFFIKITAISFLNQFCIHKIWLKESGEKNFLFGNNVLKSHLLKISDNIKKGDGIMVLSMNDNPIGFGISVRNTQDIKILNVTDTVLIHQSDIGEYLRCETAI encoded by the exons ATGAGGCCTTTAAATGATCAGGAGACTATGATTGTTTTTAAGAAACTTTCCAAATT tgTTGGAAATAATCTGTTAACAATGTTGTCTTATAGTAAcgaagaatatatattaagatTGCATAGATCAAACGTATATTTTGTTAG AGCTGACGTGGCCAAACAAGCTGAatcattaaataaaaattcactg ATATCTATGGGAATATGCTTGGGAAAATTTACCAAGAcgaataattttttcataaaaataacagctatatcatttttaaacCAGTTTTGTATTCATAAAATTTGGTTAAAAGAATCAGGGGAAAAGAACTTTTTATTTGGAAATAATGTGTTAAAG agccatttattaaaaattagtgataacataaaaaaaggaGATGGGATAATGGTTTTGTCTATGAATGATAACCCTATAGGTTTCGGTATATCAGTTCGAAACACACAAGATATTAAAATCTTAAACGTTACGGATACTGTATTAATTCATCAg AGTGATATCGGTGAATATTTAAGATGTGAAACAGccatataa